The following proteins are co-located in the uncultured Draconibacterium sp. genome:
- a CDS encoding DUF4141 domain-containing protein, translating into MKTKLVIAGLLLMLGSFNLKAQWVVNDPINTATSIANSAKEIIQTSNTVSNVIKNFQEVKKVYEQGKAYYDALKAVNNLVKDARKVQQTILMVGEITDIYINAYQRMLQDENYSLEELGAIAFGYTKLLEESAYLLNDLKGIVNASTLSLTDKERMDVIDSVYDSVKHYRNLVSYYTNKNIAVSYLRAQKKGDTERMLALYGDSNERYW; encoded by the coding sequence ATGAAAACAAAATTAGTTATAGCCGGGCTGCTGCTTATGCTTGGTTCGTTCAACCTGAAAGCCCAGTGGGTCGTTAACGATCCCATTAATACGGCAACAAGCATTGCCAATTCGGCCAAGGAGATTATCCAGACCTCCAATACCGTTTCCAATGTGATCAAAAACTTCCAGGAAGTAAAAAAGGTGTATGAACAGGGCAAAGCCTATTACGATGCGCTAAAGGCCGTAAACAACCTGGTTAAAGATGCCCGCAAAGTGCAGCAAACAATTTTAATGGTTGGTGAGATTACCGACATCTATATAAATGCCTACCAGCGGATGTTGCAGGATGAAAACTATTCGCTGGAAGAGCTGGGGGCAATTGCCTTTGGCTATACCAAACTATTGGAAGAAAGTGCCTACCTGCTGAATGACCTGAAAGGCATTGTGAATGCCAGTACGCTATCGTTGACTGATAAAGAACGAATGGATGTGATAGACAGTGTTTACGATTCGGTGAAACATTACCGGAATCTGGTGAGCTATTACACCAATAAAAACATTGCTGTTTCGTACCTGAGGGCACAAAAGAAAGGCGATACCGAAAGGATGTTGGCGTTGTATGGGGATTCAAACGAAAGATACTGGTAA
- a CDS encoding ImmA/IrrE family metallo-endopeptidase — MEINNRRKNQIKDLAEFLALEYDETITPLDQIAKLEELPVFYDDYGNAFDGTLVYDNGFYIHMNTALGNTPEKERGRFTLAHEFGHYFIDNHRIALKKGFLEPHPSRYNKNKHQIIEREADFFASCLLMPEKRFRLDCERFRRFDFSVIDDLSKKYHVSITACAIRFADVGTHPIMVVYMEDNKIEWKWSSKELQFLSLADGKNCVPPDSLASQYFKTGTGQKRTEELWYIDWFEDKNDNHLNCKIFEQVIPYKNKVLSIVWRA; from the coding sequence ATGGAAATAAATAACCGAAGAAAAAATCAAATTAAAGATCTAGCCGAGTTTCTTGCTCTTGAGTATGACGAAACGATAACTCCTCTGGATCAAATAGCTAAATTAGAGGAACTCCCAGTTTTTTACGATGATTACGGAAATGCATTTGATGGTACTTTAGTTTATGATAATGGATTCTACATCCACATGAATACGGCACTTGGCAATACTCCCGAAAAAGAAAGGGGGAGATTTACATTAGCCCATGAGTTTGGTCATTACTTCATTGATAATCACAGAATTGCTCTAAAGAAAGGATTCTTAGAACCGCATCCATCGAGATACAATAAAAATAAGCATCAAATAATTGAACGTGAAGCGGACTTTTTTGCCTCTTGTTTATTAATGCCTGAAAAACGATTTAGACTTGATTGTGAAAGATTCAGACGATTTGATTTCAGTGTCATTGATGATTTATCTAAAAAATACCATGTAAGCATCACTGCTTGTGCAATACGTTTTGCGGATGTTGGTACACATCCCATAATGGTTGTATATATGGAGGATAATAAAATAGAATGGAAATGGTCAAGCAAGGAACTGCAATTTTTGAGTTTAGCAGATGGAAAGAACTGTGTCCCTCCCGATAGTTTAGCTAGCCAATATTTTAAAACTGGTACAGGTCAAAAAAGAACAGAAGAATTATGGTACATAGATTGGTTTGAGGATAAAAATGATAATCATCTTAACTGCAAGATATTTGAACAAGTCATTCCTTATAAGAACAAAGTATTAAGTATTGTATGGAGGGCATAA
- a CDS encoding DUF4134 domain-containing protein gives MKQINSYKISITLFFTFLATAIFAQGDGSAGITEATNMVTSYFDPATKLIYAIGAIVGLIGGVKVYSKFSSGDPDTGKTAAAWFGACIFLIVAATILRSFFL, from the coding sequence ATGAAACAAATCAATTCATATAAAATATCCATCACCTTATTCTTCACCTTTCTGGCAACTGCCATTTTTGCCCAGGGCGATGGCTCCGCCGGAATCACCGAAGCCACAAATATGGTCACCTCGTATTTTGATCCGGCAACAAAACTGATTTATGCCATCGGTGCCATTGTGGGATTGATTGGCGGCGTAAAAGTGTATAGTAAATTTTCGAGCGGCGATCCCGACACCGGAAAAACCGCAGCTGCCTGGTTTGGTGCCTGTATTTTCCTGATTGTTGCTGCCACCATTTTACGTTCCTTCTTCCTGTAA
- the traJ gene encoding conjugative transposon protein TraJ — protein MDFDNLHQILRSLYLEMTPLCSSMAGVAKGIAGLGALFYVASRVWQSLARTEPIDVYPLLRPFAIGLCIMFFPGFVLGTINMVLSPIVVGTNQMLEAQTFDMEKYRDLKEELEVEAMKRNPKTAYLVSNEEFDKQLEELGWSPSDLATMSGMYIERSLYNMKKNIRDFFREILELLFQAAALVIDTIRTFFLIVLSILGPIAFAISIYDGFQSTMTQWFSRYISVYLWLPVSDLFSSILARIQVLMLQADIDKLQADATYSVEASNGVYIVFMIIGIIGYFTIPTVAGWIIMAGGMGNYGKNVTSSAGKTASMAAGVAGASAGNMTGKLMKN, from the coding sequence ATGGATTTTGACAACTTACATCAAATATTACGCAGTCTCTACCTGGAGATGACACCTTTGTGCAGCAGCATGGCAGGAGTGGCAAAAGGTATTGCCGGATTGGGGGCATTGTTCTATGTGGCTTCGCGTGTGTGGCAGTCGCTGGCACGTACCGAGCCCATCGATGTTTACCCGCTCTTACGTCCCTTTGCCATTGGACTGTGTATTATGTTCTTCCCGGGTTTTGTTTTGGGAACCATCAATATGGTGTTAAGTCCCATTGTTGTTGGAACCAACCAGATGCTGGAAGCACAGACTTTTGATATGGAAAAGTACCGCGATTTAAAAGAGGAACTGGAGGTGGAAGCCATGAAACGAAATCCCAAGACGGCATATCTGGTCAGTAACGAGGAATTTGACAAACAACTGGAAGAATTGGGCTGGAGTCCATCGGATCTGGCCACTATGTCAGGGATGTATATCGAGCGTAGCTTGTACAACATGAAAAAGAACATCCGTGACTTTTTTCGGGAAATTCTGGAACTGCTGTTTCAAGCAGCTGCTTTGGTAATTGATACTATTCGCACCTTTTTTCTGATTGTACTTTCCATTCTTGGTCCGATTGCCTTTGCAATCAGTATATACGATGGCTTTCAGTCCACCATGACACAATGGTTCTCACGGTATATCTCCGTGTACCTCTGGTTACCGGTTTCCGATTTGTTTAGTTCCATCCTGGCCCGAATTCAGGTGCTAATGTTGCAAGCTGATATTGATAAACTACAGGCCGATGCAACCTATTCAGTCGAAGCTTCAAACGGAGTTTACATTGTATTTATGATTATTGGTATCATCGGATATTTCACTATCCCAACCGTCGCCGGATGGATCATCATGGCCGGTGGTATGGGGAATTACGGTAAGAATGTGACATCGTCGGCAGGAAAAACTGCGTCAATGGCAGCAGGTGTTGCCGGAGCGTCAGCCGGAAATATGACAGGAAAACTAATGAAAAATTAA
- the traM gene encoding conjugative transposon protein TraM, giving the protein MDKNNKTLLKPGQKQMLKKYAVFALMFLVFGASLWLIFKPSGKEENKTVIGLNTEIPLPQEKDLLKHKINAFEQAALFQQRPVRSLDDFSSLIKKDEPAKFDLLSSAKAETSLSEKYSGSEQPKRAIEHSASAYNNINNTLGNFYEKPKANPENEKLKAELEALKKQLAEKEQGNSMDEQLLLMERSYQMAAKYMPNNAPAQPVTTVPTTDQSVNLQADENIAKTVQVSTMSTTTALQQTVSDSAFLKQVSQPRNFTFISAEGIQETTERNTINACVNSTQKLVNGQNVQLRLLEAIETGGLHFQKNALITGIARIQGERLHIFINSLEQNGNIIPVQLTAYDTDGQPGLFIPGSVEVSALKEITATMGRDAGTSISINQGTTAGEQLAADVGRSFIQGTSQYVSKKLRTTKVTLKAGHRILLMPIK; this is encoded by the coding sequence ATGGACAAAAACAATAAAACACTCCTGAAACCGGGGCAAAAGCAGATGCTGAAAAAGTACGCGGTATTTGCTTTGATGTTCCTTGTCTTTGGGGCAAGTCTGTGGCTGATATTTAAGCCATCGGGCAAAGAGGAAAACAAAACAGTAATTGGTTTAAATACCGAGATCCCATTACCGCAGGAAAAGGATTTATTGAAGCATAAAATCAACGCCTTCGAGCAGGCAGCACTTTTTCAGCAAAGGCCGGTGCGCTCGCTGGATGATTTTTCGTCGCTGATTAAAAAGGATGAACCAGCGAAATTTGATTTGCTCTCCTCTGCAAAAGCAGAAACTAGCTTGTCAGAAAAATATTCGGGAAGCGAGCAACCCAAACGGGCAATTGAGCATTCCGCTTCTGCTTACAACAATATAAACAACACTTTGGGCAACTTTTACGAAAAACCAAAAGCGAATCCTGAAAATGAAAAGCTAAAAGCAGAGCTTGAAGCTTTGAAGAAACAACTGGCAGAAAAGGAGCAAGGCAACAGTATGGATGAACAACTGCTATTGATGGAAAGATCATACCAGATGGCAGCCAAATATATGCCGAACAATGCTCCGGCACAACCAGTTACAACCGTCCCGACAACAGACCAATCGGTCAACCTGCAAGCAGATGAAAATATAGCAAAGACAGTTCAGGTATCAACAATGAGCACAACAACTGCATTGCAACAAACGGTTTCTGATTCGGCATTTCTTAAACAAGTCTCACAGCCCAGAAACTTTACATTCATTTCGGCAGAGGGCATACAGGAAACCACAGAACGTAATACCATTAATGCCTGTGTAAACAGCACTCAAAAACTGGTTAACGGGCAAAATGTGCAACTACGATTACTTGAAGCCATTGAAACCGGTGGACTCCACTTTCAAAAGAATGCTTTGATTACGGGTATTGCCCGGATTCAGGGAGAGCGCTTACATATTTTTATCAATTCGCTGGAACAAAACGGAAATATTATCCCGGTACAACTCACAGCATACGACACCGATGGACAACCTGGTTTGTTTATCCCCGGTTCGGTTGAGGTAAGTGCGTTAAAAGAAATTACCGCTACCATGGGACGCGATGCCGGGACAAGCATAAGCATCAATCAGGGTACAACTGCAGGCGAACAACTGGCAGCTGATGTGGGGCGAAGTTTTATACAAGGGACATCGCAGTATGTTTCCAAAAAACTCCGAACCACAAAAGTTACCTTAAAAGCAGGGCACCGGATATTGCTGATGCCCATCAAATAA
- a CDS encoding TraL conjugative transposon family protein gives MKNRFSEFKRLSREKLKGNCDRIPEKKRRRVVVGMCVVFTLLFALVLWDSFRDPKVKDLFQIEHITPLDLPQDSIINHLKDLTDGQKQ, from the coding sequence ATGAAAAACAGATTTTCGGAGTTCAAACGGCTTAGCCGTGAAAAACTCAAAGGGAATTGTGACAGAATTCCTGAGAAAAAACGAAGAAGGGTGGTAGTGGGGATGTGTGTCGTGTTTACACTTCTATTCGCTCTTGTTCTATGGGATTCGTTTCGCGATCCGAAAGTAAAAGACCTGTTTCAGATTGAGCACATCACCCCACTTGACTTACCACAAGACAGTATCATTAATCACTTAAAAGATTTAACAGATGGACAAAAACAATAA
- the traN gene encoding conjugative transposon protein TraN: MKQILFAIILLSNFSLIAQNQFSKVISKDRVISSYNIEVTYNKTVHILFPAAITYIDLGSPNIIAGKADGAENVVRVKASIKDFTEETNFSVITDEGSFYSFIVNYAENPAKLNIEMKDFLHEYKLGNQPDNSVEIQLAELGNKTPQNIQLAMEKIYGTRKKQIKNINSKQFGIEFSLTGLYSQNGLIYFRTVLENCSDIPFEIDFLTFKVVDKKVAKRTAIQETVIQPVRDFNNLTFIDGNSAEATVFVFESFTIPDKKELVVELFEKNGGRHQRFIVKNKDLVKARNIGKI, encoded by the coding sequence ATGAAACAAATATTATTCGCGATAATACTACTTAGCAATTTTTCACTTATTGCTCAAAACCAATTTAGCAAAGTCATCTCTAAAGACAGGGTAATCTCATCCTACAACATTGAAGTAACCTACAATAAAACTGTCCATATTCTATTCCCGGCAGCCATAACCTATATCGATCTTGGTTCACCGAATATCATAGCAGGGAAAGCCGATGGTGCAGAAAATGTGGTCCGGGTAAAAGCATCGATAAAAGATTTTACGGAAGAAACCAACTTCTCGGTGATAACCGACGAGGGCAGTTTTTATTCTTTCATTGTAAACTACGCTGAAAATCCTGCAAAGTTGAATATCGAAATGAAGGACTTCCTGCATGAATACAAGTTGGGAAACCAGCCGGACAATTCAGTAGAGATACAACTTGCTGAGCTTGGAAACAAAACACCTCAAAACATCCAATTGGCTATGGAGAAAATTTACGGGACCAGGAAGAAGCAAATCAAAAATATCAATAGCAAACAGTTTGGAATTGAATTCTCTTTAACCGGTTTGTATAGCCAGAACGGTTTGATTTACTTTCGCACCGTGCTGGAAAATTGTTCTGACATTCCATTTGAAATTGATTTTCTAACGTTCAAAGTCGTGGACAAGAAAGTGGCCAAAAGAACGGCCATTCAGGAGACGGTTATACAGCCGGTTCGTGATTTTAATAACCTGACTTTTATTGATGGCAATTCTGCAGAAGCAACGGTTTTTGTTTTCGAATCATTTACGATCCCGGACAAAAAGGAGTTGGTAGTTGAGCTGTTTGAAAAGAATGGGGGGAGGCACCAGCGCTTTATTGTAAAGAATAAGGATCTGGTAAAAGCCAGAAATATCGGGAAAATATAA
- a CDS encoding DUF4133 domain-containing protein, translated as MAVYSINKGVNKPAEFKGLQSQYLFIFAGGLLGTFVVFIVMYLAGINQWACIFIGLTLAFVVVWLTFSLNRKFGRYGLMKLQARHNFPRRIINRRSIPRLFKTNRKEAVCETH; from the coding sequence ATGGCAGTGTATTCCATCAACAAAGGCGTAAATAAACCCGCCGAGTTTAAAGGACTGCAAAGCCAGTACCTGTTTATTTTTGCAGGTGGTTTGCTGGGGACGTTCGTGGTTTTTATTGTAATGTACCTGGCCGGTATCAACCAATGGGCCTGTATTTTTATCGGGCTTACTCTGGCATTTGTGGTTGTCTGGCTTACATTTTCTTTAAACAGAAAATTCGGGCGTTACGGGCTAATGAAATTACAGGCAAGGCATAATTTCCCTCGCCGGATCATCAACCGTCGTAGTATTCCCCGTTTGTTCAAAACTAACAGAAAGGAGGCAGTATGCGAAACACACTAA
- the traK gene encoding conjugative transposon protein TraK, with amino-acid sequence MEFKSLKNIETSFRQIRFFGIVFILLCAGITGYSVFSSYSFAEQQRQKIYVLDKGKSLILALSQDLAQNRPVEAREHIRRFHELFFTLSPDKNAIESNINRAMFLADKSVYTYYKDLLEKGYFNRIISGNINQTLQVDSVVVDFMNYPYTASTYARQVIIRESNITERNLVTKCSLINSVRSDNNPHGFTVENFEVVHNNDIQTVTR; translated from the coding sequence ATGGAATTTAAATCATTAAAAAATATTGAAACAAGCTTTAGGCAGATCCGTTTTTTCGGGATAGTGTTTATCCTGCTCTGTGCAGGCATTACCGGATATTCAGTGTTCAGTTCTTATAGCTTTGCAGAACAACAACGACAAAAGATTTATGTACTGGACAAGGGAAAATCTTTAATTCTTGCGCTTTCCCAGGATCTGGCACAAAACAGGCCGGTAGAGGCGCGGGAACATATCCGGCGTTTTCATGAGTTGTTTTTTACGCTTTCACCCGATAAAAATGCCATTGAGTCGAACATCAACCGGGCCATGTTTCTGGCAGATAAAAGCGTGTACACCTATTACAAGGACTTGCTTGAAAAAGGTTATTTCAACCGGATTATATCTGGGAATATCAACCAAACGCTGCAAGTAGATAGTGTGGTTGTTGATTTTATGAACTATCCATATACTGCATCAACCTATGCGAGGCAGGTAATAATTCGCGAAAGCAATATCACGGAGCGAAACCTGGTTACAAAGTGCAGTCTTATCAACTCGGTTCGCAGCGATAATAACCCACATGGTTTTACCGTGGAGAACTTTGAGGTAGTACATAACAACGATATTCAAACGGTAACAAGGTAA
- a CDS encoding JAB domain-containing protein, protein MKIDYFKVSEIKVSYTDKVKASERPQIGASKDAAHIFKYIFKDCIQHHEEFYVMLLNRGNKVLGVSCISKGGISGTVVDVKIILQLALKANASSLIVSHNHPSGNLTASAADVKITEKLKNACQLIDLSLLDHLIVTDESYLSFADDGLL, encoded by the coding sequence ATGAAAATTGATTATTTCAAAGTTTCCGAGATTAAAGTGTCTTATACTGACAAAGTAAAAGCATCAGAAAGACCTCAAATTGGCGCATCAAAAGATGCGGCTCATATTTTCAAATACATTTTTAAAGATTGTATTCAGCACCATGAAGAGTTTTATGTAATGCTGTTAAATCGTGGCAATAAAGTTCTTGGAGTATCCTGTATTTCAAAAGGTGGAATTTCCGGGACCGTTGTCGATGTAAAAATAATTCTGCAACTGGCTTTAAAAGCAAACGCATCTTCATTGATTGTTTCTCATAATCACCCGAGTGGTAACCTCACCGCCAGTGCGGCTGATGTAAAAATTACCGAGAAATTGAAAAACGCTTGTCAGCTAATTGATTTAAGTCTCCTGGACCATCTTATCGTTACTGATGAAAGTTATCTGAGTTTTGCTGATGATGGGTTGCTCTAA
- a CDS encoding TraG family conjugative transposon ATPase, producing the protein MRNTLKAATLESRFPLLAVEQGCILSKDADITIAFEVKLPELFTVTTEEYESMHSVWNKAIKVLPDYSIVHKQDWYIKENYKTETPQQDLSFLSSSFERHFNERPYLNHTCYLFLTKTTKERSKQQSTFSTLGRGFIVPKEIKNKETVLRFVEAVSQFEQIVNDSDFIKLRRLTADQITGTDAHEGIVEKYFSLSHGHNNVLKDLTLNPGELKIGDNSLMLHTLSDLDDLPAKVSTESRYEKLSTDRSSCLLSYAAPIGLLLPCNHIYNQYIFIDDHTSNLARFEKMARNMLSLSRYSRANQINKQWLDEYLNEAHSKGLVSVRMHCNVLAWSNRPEELRQIKNDVGSQIALMECKPRYNTVDIPTLYWAGIPGNAADFPAEESFYTFTEQALCFFTSETNYRSSLSPVGIKMVDRLTGKPLHLDISDLPMKKGIITNRNKFILGPSGSGKSFFTNHMVRQYYEQGTHVLLVDTGNSYKGLCDLIHYKTRGEDGVYFTYTEDNPIAFNPFYTDDGVFDIEKRESIKTLILTLWKSEDEAPTRSEEVALSNAVNLYIGKLIADSKVAPSFNTFFEFVRDEYTELLQSKKVREKDFDVANFLNVLEPYYRGGEYDYLLNSDKQMDLLNKRFIVFELDNIKDHKVLFPIVTIIIMEAFINKMRRLKGIRKMILVEEAWKAIAKEGMAEYIKYLFKTVRKFFGEAIVVTQEVDDIIASEIVKESIINNSDCKILLDQRKYMNKFSSIQELLGLTEKEKSQILSINLANHPQRLYKEVWIGLGGVQSAVYATEVSLEEYYTYTTEETEKLELTRLTEQLDGNIELAIKQLAASKRNS; encoded by the coding sequence ATGCGAAACACACTAAAAGCTGCCACTTTGGAAAGCCGGTTCCCTTTACTTGCAGTAGAGCAGGGGTGTATTCTCAGCAAAGATGCCGATATAACCATTGCTTTTGAGGTAAAGCTCCCGGAGCTGTTTACGGTTACAACGGAAGAATACGAATCCATGCATTCGGTATGGAATAAGGCAATAAAGGTTTTGCCCGATTATTCCATTGTGCACAAGCAGGACTGGTACATCAAAGAGAACTACAAAACTGAAACGCCACAACAGGATTTGAGTTTTTTAAGTTCTTCCTTTGAACGGCACTTTAACGAGCGTCCGTATTTAAACCACACCTGTTATTTGTTCCTCACCAAAACAACGAAGGAACGCAGCAAACAACAAAGCACCTTTAGTACATTGGGCAGGGGATTTATCGTGCCCAAAGAGATAAAAAATAAGGAAACAGTTCTGCGTTTTGTGGAAGCTGTAAGCCAGTTTGAGCAAATCGTTAACGACAGCGATTTTATAAAACTCAGGCGTTTAACAGCCGACCAGATTACCGGGACTGATGCCCATGAGGGAATAGTGGAAAAGTATTTTTCACTTTCCCACGGGCATAACAATGTGTTGAAAGATCTTACATTAAATCCGGGAGAACTGAAAATCGGTGACAATTCGCTGATGCTTCATACACTTTCTGATTTAGACGATCTGCCCGCTAAAGTATCAACTGAAAGCCGTTATGAAAAACTTTCGACTGACCGTAGTTCCTGTTTACTGTCCTATGCTGCTCCGATAGGTTTGTTATTACCTTGCAACCATATCTACAATCAGTACATTTTTATCGACGACCATACTTCCAATCTCGCCCGTTTTGAGAAAATGGCGCGTAATATGCTTTCGCTTTCCAGGTACAGCCGGGCCAACCAGATTAACAAACAATGGCTGGACGAATACCTGAACGAAGCACACAGCAAAGGATTGGTTTCGGTACGTATGCATTGCAATGTACTGGCATGGAGCAACAGGCCAGAAGAGCTACGCCAGATAAAAAATGATGTGGGCTCGCAAATTGCCCTGATGGAATGTAAACCACGGTACAACACCGTTGATATTCCCACCCTGTATTGGGCAGGCATTCCCGGCAATGCAGCCGATTTTCCTGCGGAAGAATCGTTTTACACGTTTACAGAGCAGGCTTTGTGCTTTTTTACCAGCGAAACCAACTACCGAAGTTCACTTTCGCCGGTGGGCATAAAAATGGTCGACCGCTTGACCGGTAAACCTTTGCACCTGGACATTTCTGACCTGCCAATGAAAAAAGGAATAATCACCAACCGGAACAAGTTTATTCTAGGTCCTTCTGGCAGCGGAAAATCCTTTTTCACCAACCACATGGTACGGCAATATTACGAGCAGGGTACACATGTCCTTCTTGTCGATACCGGTAACAGCTACAAAGGTTTGTGCGATTTGATACATTATAAAACCAGGGGCGAAGACGGGGTTTACTTTACGTATACCGAGGACAACCCGATTGCATTTAATCCGTTTTACACCGACGATGGTGTGTTTGACATTGAAAAAAGGGAAAGCATAAAAACGCTGATCCTTACCCTCTGGAAAAGCGAGGATGAGGCACCCACACGATCCGAAGAGGTAGCTCTGTCAAATGCGGTTAACCTGTATATCGGGAAGCTAATAGCGGACAGTAAGGTAGCTCCGTCTTTTAATACCTTTTTTGAGTTTGTGCGCGATGAGTACACTGAATTGCTTCAATCGAAAAAGGTGCGCGAAAAGGACTTTGATGTAGCCAATTTTCTGAATGTACTTGAACCTTATTACCGGGGCGGAGAATACGATTACCTATTGAATTCAGACAAACAAATGGACTTGCTGAACAAACGATTTATCGTTTTCGAACTGGATAATATCAAGGATCATAAAGTACTTTTCCCCATTGTAACGATCATCATCATGGAAGCATTTATCAACAAAATGAGGCGATTAAAAGGCATCCGAAAGATGATATTAGTGGAGGAGGCATGGAAGGCCATTGCCAAAGAAGGAATGGCAGAGTACATCAAGTATTTATTCAAAACCGTGCGTAAATTCTTTGGTGAGGCAATAGTAGTAACACAGGAAGTCGATGATATTATTGCTTCGGAAATTGTGAAGGAAAGTATCATCAATAACTCCGATTGCAAGATACTGCTTGACCAGCGTAAGTATATGAACAAGTTTAGTTCCATACAAGAACTGCTTGGATTGACTGAAAAGGAAAAATCACAGATTCTATCCATAAATCTGGCCAACCACCCGCAACGCTTATACAAAGAGGTATGGATTGGTTTGGGAGGAGTACAATCTGCGGTTTATGCTACCGAAGTCTCTTTGGAGGAATACTACACTTATACCACCGAAGAAACCGAGAAACTGGAACTTACCCGTTTAACCGAGCAATTAGACGGGAATATTGAGCTTGCCATTAAACAACTGGCGGCAAGCAAACGCAATTCTTAA
- a CDS encoding PaeR7I family type II restriction endonuclease, translating to MNIEKYKDLIDDAIKSFWQTRNKQLTNQSSRNIQDSGNRGAVTGGKQLNGFLNLFRQVAIDTGIPEECIFLKGNNIPGYFRPTKDWDLLIISPNKKLISVIELKSQVGSFGNNFNNRTEEALGSAVDLWTAYREKAFPNQSAPWLGYFLIVEKSQKSTSPVRISEPHFNAFTEFKDSSYLDRYKILCQKLMLERHYSQCGLLWSQEDYSYGNLEQNISIDSFISSFIGHLTGQINEFSK from the coding sequence ATGAATATCGAAAAATATAAAGATTTAATTGATGACGCTATAAAATCCTTTTGGCAAACAAGAAACAAGCAATTAACGAACCAGAGTTCCCGAAATATTCAGGATTCAGGAAATAGAGGAGCTGTAACGGGAGGAAAACAATTAAATGGTTTTCTAAATTTGTTTCGTCAAGTTGCCATTGATACTGGAATTCCAGAAGAATGTATTTTTTTGAAAGGAAATAATATCCCTGGTTACTTTAGACCAACCAAGGATTGGGACTTGCTAATTATATCTCCTAATAAAAAGCTAATTTCTGTTATTGAACTCAAATCTCAAGTAGGTTCATTTGGCAATAATTTTAATAACCGAACAGAAGAAGCACTTGGAAGTGCGGTTGATTTATGGACAGCGTATAGAGAAAAAGCATTTCCAAATCAATCAGCTCCCTGGCTTGGGTACTTCTTAATTGTTGAAAAATCTCAAAAATCAACATCACCAGTAAGAATAAGCGAACCACATTTTAATGCCTTTACTGAATTTAAGGATTCATCTTACCTTGATAGGTATAAAATCTTATGTCAAAAACTCATGCTGGAAAGACATTATAGTCAATGTGGGTTACTCTGGTCGCAAGAAGATTATTCCTATGGAAATTTAGAACAGAATATTTCAATTGATTCATTTATTTCATCGTTTATAGGTCATTTAACCGGACAAATTAATGAATTTAGTAAGTGA
- a CDS encoding Pycsar system effector family protein: protein MNQLSEEIKFIIGRYDHYYESINSKSNLYLALNTFVIGGVITGYFSLRANEDLCHILNLLFFIELVICLGSTLFTLSAVKPFLWKGKIRNASSIYFFDDVANLNPDDYKSRCLNQGPDEFIDDLIEQAHQLANGLKQKFFRIKIASRLIAIQALIIVIFTVIYTLNY from the coding sequence ATGAATCAATTGTCTGAAGAAATTAAGTTTATCATTGGTCGATATGATCATTATTACGAAAGTATAAATAGTAAGAGTAATTTATATCTCGCTCTTAATACGTTTGTAATCGGTGGAGTTATTACTGGATACTTTTCATTACGAGCGAATGAGGATCTATGTCATATTCTGAACTTATTATTTTTTATTGAGCTTGTCATTTGTCTTGGTTCAACTCTTTTCACTTTGTCAGCAGTTAAACCATTTCTTTGGAAAGGGAAAATTCGGAATGCATCTTCGATTTATTTTTTTGATGATGTTGCAAATCTGAATCCAGATGATTATAAATCCAGATGTTTAAATCAGGGGCCTGATGAATTTATAGATGACCTAATAGAACAAGCCCATCAGCTTGCCAATGGATTAAAGCAAAAATTTTTTAGAATCAAGATAGCATCACGTCTTATTGCTATACAAGCACTTATCATAGTTATTTTCACAGTTATTTACACACTTAATTATTAG